In the Theobroma cacao cultivar B97-61/B2 chromosome 1, Criollo_cocoa_genome_V2, whole genome shotgun sequence genome, one interval contains:
- the LOC18613523 gene encoding bifunctional protein FolD 2, with protein sequence MASPSDHKATIIDGKAIAQTIRSEIADEVHHLFQKYGKVPGLAVVIVGGRKDSQSYVGMKRKACAEVGIKSFDVDLPEEVPESELISKVHELNANRDVHGILVQLPLPKHINEEKVLSEISLAKDVDGFHPLNIGKLAMKGREPLFQPCTPKGCLELLARSGISIKGKNAVVVGRSNIVGLPVSLLLLKADATVTIVHSRTPDPERLVREADIIIAAAGQAMMIKGSWIKPGAAVIDVGTNAVDDPSKKSGYRLVGDVDFHEACKVAGWITPVPGGVGPMTVAMLLRNTLDGAKRVIEQ encoded by the exons ATGGCCTCGCCATCTGATCACAAAGCCACCATTATCGACGGCAAAGCCATCGCTCAAACTATCAGATCCGAAATCGCTGACGAGGTGCACCACCTCTTCCAAAAATACGGCAAG GTGCCAGGCCTAGCCGTGGTAATTGTTGGGGGCAGAAAAGATTCTCAAAGCTATGTGGGGATGAAAAGAAAAGCGTGTGCTGAAGTTGGGATTAAGTCTTTTGATGTGGACCTCCCTGAGGAAGTACCCGAATCCGAGTTGATCAGCAAGGTTCACGAGTTAAATGCAAATCGGGATGTACATG GTATATTGGTTCAGCTCCCCTTACCAAAGCATATAAACGAAGAGAAAGTTTTGAGTGAAATTAGCCTTGCGAAAGATGTGGATGGTTTTCATCCTCTGAATATTGGCAAACTTGCAATGAAAGGCCGAGAACCCCTTTTTCAGCCTTGTACTCCCAAG GGATGCCTTGAACTGCTAGCACGCAGTGGTATAAGCATAAAGGGAAAAAATGCTGTTGTTGTGGGTCGAAGTAACATAGTTGGATTGCCTGTTTCATTGCTGCTGCTGAAGGCAGATGCTACTGTTACCATTGTTCATTCACGTACGCCGGATCCGGAAAGGCTAGTTCGTGAAGCTGACATTATAATTGCTGCAGCAGGACAGGCTATGATG ATCAAAGGCAGTTGGATCAAACCTGGTGCTGCAGTTATTGATGTTGGGACTAATGCTGTTGATGACCCAAGTAAGAAGTCAGGATATAGGTTAGTGGGAGATGTGGATTTCCACGAAGCATGTAAGGTGGCtggatggataactcctgtTCCTGGTGGTGTGGGCCCAATGACCGTTGCAATGCTGCTCAGGAATACGTTAGATGGAGCAAAGCGTGTGATTGAGCAGTGA